The following are from one region of the Capsicum annuum cultivar UCD-10X-F1 chromosome 1, UCD10Xv1.1, whole genome shotgun sequence genome:
- the LOC107865504 gene encoding histone-lysine N-methyltransferase, H3 lysine-9 specific SUVH6-like, whose translation MERGTVRFEDPEGVQDNYVGRSQLERTVMLPETAAKKEEWQCRKNCAEGDCYEPDSPWRQKKQTPKRIVQGLMAETCTDWRQRKGTCLDGLMNRNQVQKPNMYWQKSFSVARKSVPKPKFPQTGKRAFDVTRPPYGPKSFSLSDACSRVRELSVCFTLTVEKSCKGKNQSQGKEDKIIRIDLQAEKKFKAKGKEVNTGLQILGEIPGVEVGDVFQYRVELALVVVHRLYQAGIDFMDSGGLLVATSIVASGAYDDDVGDARELIYSCQGGDVVGKVKIPEDQKLVKGNLTLKNSISRGNPLVRIPGQPELMRRQVQSSKSSKVLHGVCVHDITEGKESLPITAVNTIDGAKPQPFKFIKKMMYPVGFHPASPKGCNCKDEYLFGIGQNYSGCTVDSSGQAILNELVEEGGYTIDAAHYGNVERFINHSCSPNLYAQNVVYDHKDKRMLHIMLFAADNIPPLTELSYHYNYSVDQFYDTDMQG comes from the exons ATGGAAAGAGGAACAGTTCGCTTTGAAGACCCCGAAGGTGTCCAAGATAACTATGTTGGAAGGAGCCAACTTGAAAGAACTGTAATGTTGCCAGAGACGGCAGCGAAAAAAGAAGAATGGCAATGCAGGAAAAATTGTGCGGaaggagattgtt ATGAGCCTGATTCTCCATGGAGGCAGAAGAAGCAAACTCCTAAGCGAATTGTGCAAGGTCTGATGGCTGAGACATGCACCGACTGGAGGCAGAGGAAGGGAACTTGTTTAGATGGCCTGATGAATAGAAACCAAGTTCAAAAGCCTAACATGTATTGGCAGAAATCCTTTTCTGTTGCCAGAAAAAGTGTTCCTAAACCAAAATTTCCACAGACT GGGAAGCGTGCGTTTGATGTGACTCGACCACCTTATGGTCCAAAGAGTTTCAGTCTTAGTGATGCTTGTAGTAGAGTTAGAGAACTCTCCGTCTGTTTCACTCTAACTGTAGAAAAATCTTGCAAGGGGAAGAATCAAAGCCAGGGGAAAGAAGATAAAATCATAAGGATTGATCTTCAAgcagaaaaaaaattcaaagcaaagGGGAAGGAAGTTAATACAGGATTGCAGATACTGGGAGAAATTCCAGGAGTTGAAGTAGGAGATGTGTTCCAATACCGGGTTGAACTTGCTCTTGTGGTAGTTCATCGCTTATATCAGGCtggtattgatttcatggacAGTGGAGGACTGTTGGTTGCAACTAGTATTGTTGCCTCAGGGGCCTATGATGATGATGTGGGAGATGCTCGTGAGCTGATTTATTCTTGTCAAGGTGGAGATGTGGTTGGCAAGGTCAAAATTCCTGAAGACCAGAAACTTGTGAAAGGTAATTTAACCTTGAAAAATAGCATATCTAGAGGGAATCCT TTGGTGAGAATTCCTGGACAACCAGAGCTTATGCGGAGACAAGTGCAGTCATCAAAAAGTTCCAAAGTGCTGCATGGTGTTTGCGTTCATGATATTACCGAAGGGAAGGAGTCACTACCTATAACTGCTGTGAACACAATTGATGGTGCGAAACCGCAACCATTCAAGTTCATTAAGAAGATGATGTATCCAGTTGGTTTCCACCCTGCTTCACCTAAAGGCTGT AATTGCAAGGATGAATATCTTTTTGGTATTGGTCAGAACTATAGTGGTTGTACTGTCGACTCTTCTGGACAAGCAATCCTAAATGAGTTGGTAGAAGAGGGTGGTTATACCATTGATGCAGCTCACTATGGAAATGTAGAACGATTCATCAATCACAGTTGTTCCCCCAATTTGTATGCCCAGAATGTCGTCTATGATCACAAGGATAAGAGAATGCTCCATATCATGCTTTTTGCGGCAGATAATATTCCTCCCTTGACGGAGCTTTCTTACCATTACAACTATTCTGTTGATCAGTTCTATGACACTGATATGCAAGGTTGA